From a region of the Tursiops truncatus isolate mTurTru1 chromosome 13, mTurTru1.mat.Y, whole genome shotgun sequence genome:
- the LHX5 gene encoding LIM/homeobox protein Lhx5, translating to MMVHCAGCERPILDRFLLNVLDRAWHIKCVQCCECKTNLSEKCFSREGKLYCKNDFFRRFGTKCAGCAQGISPSDLVRKARGKVFHLNCFTCMVCNKQLSTGEELYVIDENKFVCKDDYLSSSSLKEGSLNSVSSCTDRSLSPDLQDPLQDDPKETDNSTSSDKETANNENEEQNSGTKRRGPRTTIKAKQLETLKAAFAATPKPTRHIREQLAQETGLNMRVIQVWFQNRRSKERRMKQLSALGARRHAFFRSPRRMRPLGGRLDESEMLGSTPYTYYGDYQGDYYAPGGNYDFFAHGPPSQAQSPADSSFLAASGPGSTPLGALEPPLTGPHAADNPRFTDMISHPDTPSPEPGLPGALHPMPGEVFSGGPSPPFPMSGTSGYSGPLSHPNPELNEAAVW from the exons ATGATGGTGCACTGTGCTGGTTGCGAGCGGCCCATCCTCGACCGCTTTCTGCTGAACGTGCTGGACCGCGCGTGGCACATCAAATGCGTTCAGTGCTGCGAGTGTAAGACCAACCTCTCGGAGAAGTGCTTCTCGCGCGAGGGCAAGCTCTACTGCAAAAATGACTTCTTCAG GCGCTTCGGCACTAAGTGTGCAGGCTGTGCGCAAGGCATCTCGCCCAGTGACCTGGTGCGTAAGGCCCGCGGCAAAGTCTTCCACCTCAACTGCTTCACCTGCATGGTCTGCAACAAGCAGCTGTCCACGGGTGAGGAGCTCTACGTCATCGACGAGAACAAGTTCGTGTGCAAGGACGACTACCTGAGCTCGTCCAGCCTCAAGGAGGGTAGCCTCAACTCAG TGTCGTCCTGTACGGACCGCAGCTTGTCCCCGGACCTCCAGGACCCACTCCAGGACGATCCCAAGGAGACGGACAACTCGACGTCGTCGGACAAGGAGACGGCCAACAACGAGAACGAGGAGCAGAACTCGGGCACGAAGCGGCGCGGCCCGCGAACCACCATCAAAGCCAAGCAGCTGGAGACGCTCAAGGCCGCCTTCGCCGCCACGCCCAAGCCCACGCGCCACATCCGCGAGCAGCTGGCGCAGGAGACCGGCCTCAACATGCGCGTCATCCAG GTGTGGTTCCAGAACCGACGGTCCAAAGAACGTCGGATGAAACAGCTGAGCGCCCTGGGCGCCCGGAGACACGCCTTCTTCCGGAGTCCGAGGCGCATGCGCCCGTTGGGCGGCCGCTTGGACGAGTCTGAGATGTTGGGGTCCACTCCGTACACCTATTACGGAG ACTACCAGGGCGATTACTACGCGCCGGGAGGCAACTACGACTTCTTCGCGCACGGCCCGCCGTCGCAGGCGCAGTCCCCGGCCGACTCGAGCTTCCTGGCCGCCTCGGGGCCCGGCTCGACGCCGCTGGGCGCGCTGGAGCCGCCGCTCACCGGCCCGCACGCCGCCGACAACCCCAGGTTCACCGACATGATCTCGCACCCGGACACGCCGAGCCCTGAGCCAGGCCTGCCGGGCGCGCTGCACCCCATGCCCGGCGAGGTGTTCAGCGGCGGCCCCAGCCCACCCTTCCCCATGAGCGGCACCAGCGGCTACAGCGGACCCCTGTCGCACCCCAACCCCGAGCTCAACGAGGCCGCCGTGTGGTAA
- the SDSL gene encoding serine dehydratase-like, translated as MEGPLAECAKGEHFHIVTPLLESWALSQVVGMPVFLKYENVQPTGSFKIRGIGRFCQEVAKKGCRHLVCSSGGNAGIAAAYAARKLGIPATIVLPEGTSLQVVSRLQGEGAEVQLTGKVWDEANLRAQELAKKDGWVNIHPFDHPLIWEGHGSLVRELKAVLGTPPGALVLAVGGGGLLAGVSAGLAEVGWQHVPIIAMETQGAHCFNAAVKAGRLVTLPDITSVAKCLGARTVAAQALACTKEFKVFSEVVEDVEAVSAVQRFLDDERMLVEPACGAALAAIYSGLLGRLQAEGRLHPSPASVVVIVCGGNNIDSGELQALKAQLGQG; from the exons ATGGAGGGCCCTCTGGCGGAGTGCGCCAAGGGTGAGCACTTCCACATCGTCACACCTCTGCTGGAGAGCTGGGCACTGTCCCAGGTGGTGGGCATGCCTGTCTTCCTCAAGTATGAGAACGTGCAGCCGACTGGCTCCTTCAAGATCCGTGGCATTGGACGTTTCTGCCAggag GTGGCCAAAAAGGGATGCAGACACCTGGTGTGCTCCTCAG GGGGTAACGCAGGCATCGCTGCCGCTTACGCTGCTCGGAAGCTGGGCATCCCAGCCACCATTGTGCTCCCCGAGGGCACCTCTCTGCAGGTGGTGAGcaggctgcagggggagggggccgaAGTTCAGCTGACGGGAAAG GTCTGGGACGAGGCCAATCTAAGGGCACAAGAGTTGGCCAAGAAGGACGGCTGGGTGAACATCCACCCGTTTGACCACCCCCTGATATG GGAAGGCCACGGGAGCCTGGTGCGGGAGCTGAAGGCAGTGCTGGGGACCCCACCGGGTGCCCTGGTGCTGGCAGTGGGGGGCGGAGGCCTCCTGGCCGGGGTGTCGGCTGGTCTGGCGGAGGTGGGCTGGCAGCACGTGCCCATAATTGCCATGGAGACCCAAGGGGCACACTGTTTCAATGCGGCCGTTAAGGCAGGCAGGCTGGTGACACTGCCGGACATCACCAG TGTAGCCAAGTGCCTGGGTGCCAGGACGGTGGCTGCACAGGCCCTGGCGTGTACGAAGGAGTTCAAGGTCTTCTCTGAGGTGGTGGAGGATGTTGAGGCCGTGAGCGCTGTGCAGCGGTTCCTGG ACGATGAGCGAATGTTGGTGGAGCCTGCCTGCGGGGCAGCCTTAGCCGCCATCTACTCAGGCCTCCTGGGGAGGCTCCAGGCTGAGGGCCGCCTGCACCCTTCCCCGGCCTCAGTCGTGGTCATCGTGTGTGGAGGCAACAACATTGACAGTGGAGAGCTACAGGCTCTGAAAGCCCAGCTGGGCCAGGGCTGA